ACCACGAGCACCGACGTGAGCTCTGCGCCAAGACCGGCGCCTGCGCCGAGGAGCCGTGACAGGAGGACGGCGACGCCCGCAAGAGCCGCGACTAGGAGGGACGTGGAAGCCGCGTATACGAGCGTCCGGCTGATCACGACATCGATGTCGAGCGCGGCATACCGCAAGATCGCGACGCTTACGCATAGGCCGAACACAGCAGTACCGACATAGAGGGCAAGCGCCGAGGCGACGGCTGAGGAGAATCCTAAAGGCGCGAGTCCAGCGAACCAAAACATCGGCTCCGAGCCAGTCCGAGCGCCGAACGCGTATTGCACGGCTAGTGATGCGGCTACCGCAATGCCCCAACCGAGCGCACCCAACAACCACCACTTCATCTGCACGCGCTGATCCGCCGTCGCGATCGCTCGGTAGCGAAACATTTGACTTAGGGCAGCTGCCCAGAAGAAGGCCATCCAAAGGACGAACCAGCCCCCACCCAAGCGATCCGCGCCGAGCTCGGGATTGATTGCGCGGCCGACCTGCCACGCAATGAAGATCGCGAGGAGCCAAGCCGTCGCCGCTGGTACGAACCGACCATCCGGGAGCACGAAGCTCGCCCACAAGACGGTCACCATCGCCGCACTGGTGACGATGCGCGCGACCGTCTGGCCCAGACCAGACCCTGGAGCGATCAGCCATGGTCCGATGACTGCGAATCCGATGAAAACCGCGTTGTACGCAAACACGAGACCAAAGACGTCACCGGAACGCGCTTGCAATATCAGCCAGCCGATGCCGATGAACAGAATCGCGACCGCGACCCCGAGGGCTATCACGCCCATCGCGACTGCCTCGTATGGGAAGCCGTCGCCCCGCTGGGCCAATTGGGTCGCGCTGGTCATCGACTGGTCGACCCAACCGGGGAGAGCGGCGAGGGCGGTCCCGATCGTGGCTACGGTACCGATGGCGAAAGCGGCGCGAGCCAGCCGCATTCGGACGCGCTGAAGGCCTTGAACGCTCGCGACGATCGACATCCGAGTGGAAGTTTGAGGGAGTGGCAGAAAGGTCGTGAAACGCAGTGCTGTTTACGGAGTGCTGGAACCAGAGTTGGTTGGTGGCGTCCGGCGTTGGTTGGTACGTCTCGACGTCATCAAGCGCGGCCTGCCCGCCGCATTCATGACGCTGCTACTCGAACTCTTGCGCGTCCTCGTAGGTGCATCTGTGTACGGCATTGCAATGTTGCGTCATGGACGGCGAACGATGGGCGTGTGGTTCGCTTGCCTCTTGCCTCTCACGGTCATCCTCGGCGTCGCTGGGCAGAGCGCC
This Candidatus Limnocylindria bacterium DNA region includes the following protein-coding sequences:
- a CDS encoding adenylate/guanylate cyclase domain-containing protein — encoded protein: MSIVASVQGLQRVRMRLARAAFAIGTVATIGTALAALPGWVDQSMTSATQLAQRGDGFPYEAVAMGVIALGVAVAILFIGIGWLILQARSGDVFGLVFAYNAVFIGFAVIGPWLIAPGSGLGQTVARIVTSAAMVTVLWASFVLPDGRFVPAATAWLLAIFIAWQVGRAINPELGADRLGGGWFVLWMAFFWAAALSQMFRYRAIATADQRVQMKWWLLGALGWGIAVAASLAVQYAFGARTGSEPMFWFAGLAPLGFSSAVASALALYVGTAVFGLCVSVAILRYAALDIDVVISRTLVYAASTSLLVAALAGVAVLLSRLLGAGAGLGAELTSVLVVAAALGVTFVPLRRWLESMADRLVAPHADLVLLFLDIVGSTERLAEVGDKEWADAIGRFRVVVRGELGRHGGQEIDTAGDGFFATFASAGSAVACACAVRRAVSEIGFNVRMGIHAGRCELRGRAPIGVTVHVAARLMGLASAGQIFVTEDVSGALGGGLVKLREIGRRPLRGVPGDWHVLAVECEPAVSI